The following coding sequences are from one Candidatus Lernaella stagnicola window:
- a CDS encoding cytochrome c biogenesis protein CcdA, producing the protein MEELLSNAETYIHTNPWLALVVVFFGGLLTASNPCVLAMIPLTIGFVSGDNAIKSTKSAFVFSLFFVLGLAAMFTAMGLVAALVGRLFGNMSPIWNWIVAGVCLVMGLHLMGVLKVPIPQLNVNSNVKGGVGAFVLGLLFGIVSAPCAAPILVVLLTYIAGSNSSTAYGGLLLLVYALGHCVLILVAGTSIGAAKSIIENKKLTSATNWLRRASGVLIILVGAYFAYRGV; encoded by the coding sequence TTGGAAGAATTGCTGAGCAACGCGGAAACCTACATCCATACCAACCCCTGGTTGGCGCTGGTCGTGGTCTTTTTCGGCGGTCTGCTGACGGCCAGCAACCCTTGCGTGCTGGCGATGATTCCCCTCACGATCGGTTTCGTGTCGGGCGACAACGCGATCAAATCTACAAAGAGCGCTTTTGTTTTTTCCTTGTTTTTCGTGCTGGGCCTGGCGGCGATGTTCACCGCAATGGGCCTCGTGGCCGCCTTGGTCGGTCGCCTGTTCGGGAATATGTCGCCCATTTGGAACTGGATTGTGGCCGGCGTGTGCCTGGTCATGGGGCTGCACTTGATGGGCGTGCTGAAGGTGCCGATTCCGCAACTCAACGTAAACTCGAATGTGAAAGGCGGCGTCGGAGCTTTCGTGCTTGGTCTACTGTTCGGGATCGTTTCGGCACCCTGCGCCGCGCCGATCCTGGTGGTGCTGTTGACTTACATCGCGGGCAGCAACTCATCGACTGCCTACGGCGGATTGCTGCTGCTGGTGTATGCCCTGGGCCACTGCGTTTTGATCCTGGTGGCCGGAACGAGCATCGGCGCGGCGAAATCTATTATCGAGAACAAGAAGCTCACCTCAGCCACGAACTGGCTGCGGCGGGCGTCCGGTGTGTTGATCATCTTGGTCGGAGCGTACTTCGCCTATCGGGGAGTTTGA
- a CDS encoding permease, whose product MREITKLLIMIGLFLLAFFLPVESARFQSAIQESFSLVKWYSREHVLLCLVPAFFIAGAISVFVSQGAVMKYLGPAAKKLIAYPVAAISGTILAVCSCTVLPLFAGIHKRGAGLGPATAFLYSGPAINVLAIILTARVLGWELGVARAVGAIVFAIVIGAAMQLIFRKDEAARAEQNASIVIPEEDGARKLWQDGLYFAAMIGILVFANWGRPSEGAAGLWAAIFSAKWVITGVFAVVLAATIFAWFKKDELSDWVDSSWTFAKQIMPLLLAGVFAAGLLLGGPESKDAGLIPNTWVESLVGGNSLGANFFASIVGAFMYFATLTEVPILEGLLKSGMGKGPALALLLAGPALSLPNMLVIRSVIGTKKTAVYVALVVVFSTVAGILYGVIA is encoded by the coding sequence AAGAAAGCTTCTCGCTGGTGAAGTGGTATTCGCGGGAACACGTGTTGCTCTGCTTGGTGCCAGCGTTTTTCATCGCCGGGGCGATCAGCGTCTTCGTCAGCCAGGGCGCGGTGATGAAGTACCTGGGGCCGGCGGCGAAAAAGCTGATTGCCTACCCGGTCGCGGCGATTTCCGGAACGATCTTGGCCGTGTGCTCCTGCACCGTGCTGCCGCTTTTTGCGGGGATTCACAAACGGGGCGCAGGTCTCGGCCCGGCGACGGCGTTTCTGTATTCCGGCCCGGCGATCAACGTGCTGGCGATCATTCTCACGGCCCGCGTGCTCGGGTGGGAGTTGGGCGTGGCGCGGGCGGTTGGGGCGATTGTTTTTGCGATCGTCATCGGCGCGGCAATGCAGTTGATCTTCCGCAAAGACGAAGCGGCGCGGGCCGAGCAAAACGCGAGCATCGTCATACCGGAAGAGGACGGCGCGCGGAAGCTGTGGCAGGACGGCCTGTACTTCGCGGCGATGATCGGCATTCTGGTTTTCGCCAACTGGGGCAGGCCGAGCGAGGGCGCGGCGGGGCTTTGGGCGGCGATTTTCAGCGCGAAATGGGTGATTACCGGCGTATTTGCCGTCGTTCTGGCGGCAACGATTTTCGCTTGGTTCAAGAAAGACGAGTTATCCGACTGGGTGGATTCCAGTTGGACGTTTGCCAAACAGATCATGCCGTTGCTGTTGGCCGGTGTTTTCGCGGCCGGCTTGTTGCTGGGCGGACCCGAGTCAAAAGATGCCGGGCTTATTCCCAACACGTGGGTGGAATCGCTGGTAGGCGGCAATTCCCTGGGGGCGAATTTTTTCGCCTCGATTGTCGGCGCCTTCATGTACTTCGCTACGCTGACCGAAGTGCCGATTCTGGAAGGCTTGCTTAAATCGGGAATGGGCAAGGGCCCGGCGTTGGCGTTGCTGCTGGCCGGCCCGGCGTTGTCATTACCGAACATGCTGGTGATCCGCAGCGTCATCGGCACCAAAAAGACCGCCGTGTATGTGGCGCTGGTCGTTGTGTTTTCGACTGTGGCCGGGATTCTATACGGTGTCATCGCTTAA
- a CDS encoding thioredoxin family protein, protein MKIEVLGIGCPKCKKLYEEAAKAVAETGVSAKLIKVEKLDDIMRYGVMVTPTLVIDGQVKSSGRVVKAAQIAGWLLEAAK, encoded by the coding sequence ATGAAAATTGAGGTTCTAGGTATCGGTTGCCCCAAGTGTAAAAAACTTTATGAGGAGGCCGCGAAAGCCGTCGCCGAAACCGGTGTGTCGGCCAAGTTGATCAAGGTCGAAAAGCTCGACGACATTATGCGCTACGGCGTGATGGTGACTCCCACGTTGGTGATCGACGGACAGGTGAAGAGCTCGGGAAGAGTGGTCAAGGCGGCGCAAATCGCCGGCTGGTTGCTTGAGGCGGCCAAGTAG